In Cercospora beticola chromosome 3, complete sequence, the following proteins share a genomic window:
- a CDS encoding uncharacterized protein (antiSMASH:Cluster_10~SMCOG1106:major facilitator transporter), whose product MAVLSFRKKDRSDYPQRTDSDDSASDRKDEKADEDLSGEHVERQDQDVQHQASVLALIDPAKEKRLVRKIDRWLIPLVMLLYLMSFIDRVNLGNARLYGLEEDLGMNQETGYEFSVAITVLFPTYVAFELPSNLVMKHYVRPSRWIAFITISWGFVATFSGFTQTYGGLLACRVLLGLTEAGLFPGLVIYLTLFYTRQEIALRTGYLFVSAAISGSVAGLLAYGIGFMDGLAGMSGWRWILIIQGLPTIILGLYCIWGLADDADTAFFLNEEERALVKARRAAQGTTNEFDGADFRLGMKVGRHIFCGNVSHYAYATFLPTIIREIFPDASTAIVQLYTVPCYATGAISYLIVAWFSDRTQLRGPFASIFAFISATGYAILVGAGLTGTGPGVLYFGCFVAAAGIYVILGLNIAWLNTNNPRYGKRATASGMQIMLGKYSWRYFSLVVYKQRCAFVYQGTFCECGFGGSCGCGAWFHVLLFYVGE is encoded by the exons ATGGCGGTACTAAGCTTCAGAAAGAAGGATCGTAGCGATTACCCACAGCGAACAGACTCCGATGATTCTGCTTCTGATCGTAAGGACGAGAAGGCGGACGAGGACCTGTCTGGCGAACATGTAGAAAGACAAGACCAAGATGTGCAACACCAAGCGAGCGTTCTCGCTTTAATCGATCCTGCAAAGGAGAAGCGTCTCGTGCGCAAGATTGACAGATGGCTGAT TCCTTTGGTCATGCTGCTCTATCTCATGTCGTTCATTGATCGTGTTAATCTGGGAAATGCAAGACTGTACGGCCTCGAAGAAGACCTAGGCATGAACCAGGAGACAGGCTATGAGTTCTCAGTTGCGATCACGGTATTGTTTCCAACTTATGTCGCATTCGAGCTTCCAAGCAACTTGGTCATGAAGCACTACGTGCGTCCGTCACGCTGGATTGCATTCATCACCATCTCGTGGGGCTTCGTTGCGACGTTCTCGGGCTTCACGCAGACTTATGGAGGGCTTCTCGCATGTCGTGTTTTGCTTGGACTGACGGAGGCTGGCTTGTTTCCAGGCCTAGTCATCTACTTGACCCTATTCTATACGCGCCAGGAAATCGCGCTACGCACGGGTTACTTGTTCGTTTCCGCCGCTATTTCCGGTTCCGTTGCTGGACTACTCGCATATGGTATTGGATTTATGGATG GATTGGCAGGAATGAGTGGATGGAGATGGATCT TGATCATTCAAGGATTACCAACAATCATTCTCGGCCTTTATTGTATCTGGGGACTAGCGGACGACGCTGACactgccttcttcctcaacgAGGAGGAACGAGCACTTGTTAAGGCACGCAGAGCCGCCCAAGGGACTACCAACGAATTCGACGGGGCAGATTTCAGACTTGGCATGAAGGTTGGAAGACATAT ATTCTGTGGCAATGTGTCACATTACGCTTATGCCACATTCCTACCCACCATCATCAGGGAGATCTTCCCAGATGCTAGCACCGCCATTGTCCAGCTTTACACTGTGCCGTGCTACGCCACAGGAGCCATAAGCTACCTAATCGTAGCATGGTTCAGCGACCGAACCCAACTCCGTGGCCCTTTCGCctccatcttcgccttcaTCTCAGCAACAGGCTACGCCATCCTCGTAGGCGCTGGATTAACTGGAACAGGCCCCGGAGTCCTCTACTTCGGCTGCTTCgtagcagcagctggaaTCTACGTAATCCTCGGCCTCAACATCGCCTGGCTCAACACGAATAATCCTCGATACGGTAAACGGGCCACAGCTTCGGGGATGCAAATCATGTTGGGGAAATATTCCTGGCGTTATTTCTCCCTGGTTGTATACAAACAGCGATGCGCCTTTGTATACCAAGGGACATTCTGTGAATGTGGCTTTGGTGGCTCTTGCGGGTGTGGTGCATGGT
- a CDS encoding uncharacterized protein (antiSMASH:Cluster_10) yields MITLLYQIPALILALWLFTAYMTRSFPTIMGKRICLVIAHPDDEAMFFAPTLRYLSNPELGNQIVIICFSSGDADGLGHIRKKELIDSALLLGVRKPEHVFAIEDKNFPDSMTATWDAKLISQTLLKAFAPNASSTPTNKAPEANIDVLITFDEGGVSGHPNHISLLHGCTTFLKTLMQRHTGWENPVKLYTLTSVNIVRKYSSILDSAASVLATVLGSKEKGAFPNPLLMVSSPGDVRKAQQAMTNAHVSQMRWFRWGWIGISRYMVVNDLKKRKGV; encoded by the coding sequence ATGATCACCCTCTTATACCAGATCCCAGCGCTCATCTTGGCACTATGGCTCTTCACCGCGTATATGACAAGATCATTCCCAACCATCATGGGCAAGCGCATCTGCCTCGTCATCGCCCACCCGGACGACGAAGCAATGTTCTTCGCGCCAACACTTCGCTACCTCTCCAACCCGGAGCTCGGAAACCAAATCGTCATCATCTGCTTCAGCAGCGGTGATGCCGACGGCCTAGGACACATCCGCAAAAAGGAGCTCATAGACTCAGCACTTTTACTCGGAGTCCGCAAACCAGAGCACGTCTTCGCGATAGAAGACAAGAATTTTCCAGATTCAATGACAGCAACGTGGGATGCGAAATTGATCTCGCAAACGCTGCTCAAAGCCTTCGCTCCCAATGCTAGCAGTACGCCTACGAATAAGGCCCCAGAAGCGAACATTGATGTCCTGATCACGTTCGACGAGGGAGGAGTCAGCGGACATCCGAATCACATCTCGCTTTTACACGGCTGTACGACGTTTTTGAAGACATTGATGCAGCGTCATACAGGGTGGGAGAATCCGGTGAAGCTTTATACACTCACGTCAGTAAACATAGTGAGGAAGTATAGCAGCATACTGGACTCGGCGGCGAGCGTTCTGGCAACTGTCTTGGGTTCCAAAGAGAAAGGAGCTTTTCCCAATCCTTTGCTTATGGTAAGCTCGCCCGGAGATGTGAGGAAGGCGCAGCAAGCGATGACAAATGCACATGTCAGTCAGATGCGATGGTTCAGATGGGGGTGGATTGGGATTTCTCGATACATGGTCGTGAACGATTTGAAGAAACGGAAGGGCGTGTAA
- the CHS7 gene encoding Chitin synthase, class 7, with amino-acid sequence MGFGDFVSICDKVPLPLCPLVGPPSPITGTNSVQTTCYARSIELANTIIFQGATGFAHILALVMLVVMIIHVRSKFTAVGRKEMTSFFYLYTLLTMCSLVIDCGVVPPSSGAYAYFVAAQCGLVSATCICLMISGFVGFAMYEDGTTLSIWLIYGCSTIMALISFAVSLLTFKGWGGLGPESTIGLFVVVYLFSAIYLAVYVVCQVILVLGTLEQRWPLLHIIVGVLALIIGQVLMYAFSEIICENVEHYVDGLFVATLLNLLAVMMVYKYWDSITQEDLEFSVEEKNHSWEIQEPLMDEDKRNTFYQDSDNGVVQQPGHRGSAYGY; translated from the exons ATGGGCTTCGGTGACTTTGTGTCGATATGCGACAAGGTCCCTCTCCCGCTGTGTCCTCTGGTAGGGCCCCCTTCGCCGATCACAGGCACCAATAGCGTGCAGACGACCTGCTACGCGCGATCCATCGAACTGGCGAACACGATAATATTCCAAGGCGCGACTGGTTTCGCGCACATTCTGGCCCTCGTGATGTTGGTCGTCATGATCATTCACGTGCGGAGCAAGTTCACAGCAGTGG GGCGCAAAGAGATGACTTCTTTCTTCTACCTATACACCTTACTTACGATGTGCTCCTTGGTCATCGACTGCGGCGTGGTTCCTCCCTCAAGCGGCGCATACGCATACTTCGTGGCTGCCCAGTGCGGACTGGTATCAGCAACCTGCATCTGCCTGATGATTAGTGGATTCGTCGGATTCGCAATGTACGAAGATGGCACGACACTCTCGATCTGGCTCATCTACGGCTGCAGCACTATCATGGCTCTCATCTCGTTCGCTGTGTCACTTTTGACATTCAAAGGCTGGGGAGGACTCGGACCGGAGAGCACAATCGGATTGTTTGTGGTGGTATACCTCTTCAGCGCGATCTACCTGGCCGTCTACGTTGTTTGCCAGGTGATTCTGGTCCTCGGAACACTGGAACAAAGATGGCCACTGCTGCACATCATTGTCGGAGTCCTCGCTCTCATCATTGGACAAGTCCTGATGTATGCGTTCAGCGAGATCATTTGCGAAAACGTGGAGCATTACGTGGACGGACTATTTGTCGCAACTCTACTCAACTTGCTGGCCGTTATGATGGTCTACAAGTACTGGGACAGCATTACTCAGGAAGATCTCGAATTCAgcgtggaggagaagaaccACAGCTGGGAGATCCAAGAGCCATTGATGGACGAAGATAAGCGCAACACATTTTATCAAGATAGCGACAACGGAGTGGTTCAACAGCCTGGGCATAGGGGCTCAGCCTATGGATACTAG